One part of the Pandoraea faecigallinarum genome encodes these proteins:
- the nuoE gene encoding NADH-quinone oxidoreductase subunit NuoE: MLSPEALKKIDRAVAKYPAEQKQSAVMHALAVAQVEKGWLSPEVMQFVADYLEMPAVAVQEVATFYTMFNTSPVGKFKLTVCTNLPCQLTRGEEMAKYLKEKLGVEYGDITPDGLFTVKEGECMGACGDAPVMLVNNHRMCGFMNEAKVDALIEELTAKGAAGEKA, from the coding sequence ATGCTTTCTCCCGAAGCCCTGAAGAAAATCGACCGTGCCGTTGCCAAATACCCTGCCGAGCAGAAGCAGTCGGCGGTGATGCACGCCCTTGCCGTAGCGCAGGTCGAAAAAGGCTGGTTGTCGCCCGAAGTGATGCAATTCGTGGCGGACTACCTCGAAATGCCCGCCGTTGCGGTGCAAGAGGTCGCAACCTTCTACACCATGTTCAACACGAGCCCGGTGGGCAAGTTCAAGTTGACCGTGTGCACGAACCTGCCTTGCCAGCTCACGCGTGGCGAAGAAATGGCCAAGTACCTGAAGGAGAAATTGGGCGTCGAGTATGGCGATATCACGCCCGACGGCCTCTTCACGGTCAAGGAAGGCGAGTGCATGGGTGCTTGTGGCGACGCTCCCGTCATGCTGGTGAACAACCACCGCATGTGCGGCTTCATGAACGAAGCAAAGGTCGACGCGCTCATCGAAGAGCTGACGGCCAAGGGCGCCGCAGGAGAGAAAGCATGA
- the nuoF gene encoding NADH-quinone oxidoreductase subunit NuoF, translated as MTSLHNRHIKPLILADLNGENWHLEDYVKRGGYQQLARILKEGITPEQVIADVKASGLRGRGGAGFPTGLKWSFMPRAFPGQKYLVCNSDEGEPGTFKDRDILRYNPHALIEGMAIGGYAMGITVGYNYIHGEIYEVYERFEEALEEARAAGYLGDNILGTDFSFQLHAHHGYGAYICGEETALLESLEGKKGQPRFKPPFPASFGLYGKPTTINNTETFAAVPFLLATGPQQYLELGKPNNGGTKIFSVSGDVELPGNYEVPLGTSFPELLELAGGMRGGKKLKAVIPGGSSAPVVPAGLMMETTMDYDSIAKAGSMLGSGAVIVMDETRCMVKSLLRLSYFYYEESCGQCTPCREGTGWLWRVVNRIEHGEGRKEDLDLLNSVAENIMGRTICALGDAAAMPVRGMLKHFWDEFAYHVEHKHCLVGAH; from the coding sequence ATGACGTCGCTGCACAACCGTCACATCAAGCCGTTGATTCTTGCCGACCTGAACGGCGAAAACTGGCATCTCGAAGATTACGTCAAGCGCGGTGGTTACCAGCAGCTCGCACGTATTCTGAAAGAGGGCATCACGCCGGAGCAGGTCATTGCCGACGTCAAGGCGTCGGGCCTGCGTGGCCGCGGGGGCGCAGGCTTCCCGACCGGTCTGAAGTGGAGCTTCATGCCGCGCGCGTTCCCGGGTCAGAAGTACCTTGTTTGCAACTCGGACGAAGGCGAGCCCGGTACGTTCAAGGACCGCGACATCCTGCGATACAACCCGCACGCGCTGATCGAAGGTATGGCCATTGGCGGTTACGCCATGGGCATTACCGTCGGCTACAACTACATCCACGGTGAAATCTACGAAGTGTACGAACGCTTCGAAGAAGCCCTGGAAGAAGCGCGCGCTGCCGGTTACCTGGGCGACAACATTCTGGGCACGGACTTCTCGTTCCAGTTGCACGCTCACCATGGTTACGGTGCGTACATCTGCGGCGAAGAAACCGCATTGCTCGAATCGCTCGAAGGCAAGAAGGGTCAGCCGCGTTTCAAGCCGCCGTTCCCGGCGAGCTTCGGTCTGTACGGCAAACCGACGACCATCAACAACACCGAAACGTTCGCCGCGGTTCCGTTCCTGCTGGCTACCGGCCCGCAACAGTATCTGGAACTGGGCAAGCCGAATAACGGCGGCACCAAGATCTTCTCGGTATCGGGCGACGTCGAACTGCCGGGCAACTACGAAGTGCCGCTGGGCACGTCGTTCCCCGAACTGCTCGAACTGGCCGGTGGTATGCGCGGCGGCAAGAAGCTCAAGGCGGTGATTCCTGGCGGTTCCTCGGCACCGGTCGTGCCGGCCGGTCTGATGATGGAAACCACGATGGACTACGACAGCATCGCCAAGGCTGGCTCGATGCTGGGGTCGGGCGCGGTGATCGTCATGGACGAAACGCGCTGCATGGTGAAGTCGCTGCTGCGTCTGTCGTACTTCTACTACGAAGAATCGTGCGGTCAGTGCACGCCTTGCCGTGAAGGTACGGGCTGGCTTTGGCGCGTGGTCAATCGTATCGAGCATGGTGAAGGCCGCAAGGAAGATCTGGACCTGCTCAACTCGGTGGCCGAGAACATCATGGGCCGTACCATTTGCGCGCTGGGCGACGCCGCAGCGATGCCGGTGCGCGGCATGCTCAAACACTTCTGGGACGAGTTCGCCTACCACGTCGAGCACAAGCATTGCTTGGTCGGCGCTCACTAA
- the nuoG gene encoding NADH-quinone oxidoreductase subunit NuoG produces the protein MVEIEIDGQKVEVPEGSMVIQAAKKNGTYIPHFCYHKKLSIAANCRMCLVEVEKAPKAVPACATPVANGMIVRTNSEKAVKAQQSVMEFLLINHPLDCPICDQGGECQLQDLAVGYGKSASRYQEEKRVVFHKNVGPLISMEEMSRCIHCTRCVRFGQEVAGVMEFGMLGRGEHSEITSFVGKTVDSELSGNMIDLCPVGALTSKPFRYSARTWELSRRKSVSPHDGVGANLVVQVKNNKVMRVVPLENEAINECWISDKDRFSYEGLNSDERLTKPMLKQGGEWHEVDWQTALEYVGHGLTDIIRDFGADAVAALASPHATVEELYLLQKFVRALGSDNVDFRLRQTDVSGGTQGAPWLGLPIAELDTLQSTLVVGSFLRKDHPLFASRLRSAVKAGGQLNLLHGSDDDLLVKLANKIIAAPSAWVSELAGIAVAAAAAKGVAAPAELAGVNASDVAKAIAASLINGERRAILLGNAVVQHPQFAQLHAIAQVIADITGAKLGFLTEGANTVGGHAVKATNAKGAAALFAQPRQAYLLLNAEPEFDSADAKQALTALGAAKMVVSLSPFKHGLEYADVLLPIAPFTETAGTFINAEGLPQHFNGVVRALGETRPGWKVLRVLGNLLKLQGFEQDTAEQVRDEALAGFSAASLDNRAKAALAAPKAAGQGLERLADVPIYAADALVRRAPSLQLTNDAKAALRATLPAALFDSLGLAKGDAVRVRQGDAVVTLPAVRSETLPANVVRVPAATPASAALGAMFGEISVEKA, from the coding sequence ATGGTTGAAATCGAAATTGACGGCCAAAAGGTCGAGGTGCCCGAAGGCAGCATGGTGATCCAGGCTGCTAAGAAGAACGGCACCTACATTCCCCACTTCTGTTACCACAAGAAGCTGTCCATCGCTGCGAACTGCCGCATGTGTCTGGTCGAGGTCGAGAAGGCCCCGAAGGCAGTGCCGGCATGTGCAACACCGGTGGCCAACGGCATGATCGTGCGCACGAACTCCGAGAAGGCTGTGAAGGCACAGCAATCGGTCATGGAGTTCCTGCTGATCAATCACCCGCTCGACTGCCCGATCTGCGATCAGGGCGGTGAGTGCCAACTGCAGGACCTGGCGGTCGGTTACGGCAAGTCGGCATCGCGCTATCAGGAAGAGAAGCGCGTGGTGTTCCACAAGAACGTGGGCCCGCTCATCTCGATGGAAGAGATGTCGCGCTGCATCCACTGCACCCGCTGCGTGCGTTTCGGTCAGGAAGTGGCCGGCGTGATGGAGTTCGGCATGCTGGGGCGTGGCGAGCACTCGGAAATCACGTCGTTCGTCGGCAAGACGGTGGACTCGGAACTGTCGGGCAACATGATCGACCTGTGCCCGGTCGGTGCGCTGACGTCGAAGCCGTTCCGCTACAGCGCCCGCACATGGGAACTGTCGCGCCGCAAGTCGGTGAGCCCTCACGATGGCGTGGGCGCGAACCTCGTGGTGCAAGTGAAGAACAACAAGGTCATGCGCGTCGTGCCGCTCGAAAACGAAGCGATCAACGAGTGCTGGATCTCGGACAAGGATCGCTTTTCGTACGAAGGTCTGAATAGCGACGAGCGCCTCACCAAGCCGATGCTCAAGCAAGGCGGTGAGTGGCACGAAGTCGACTGGCAGACGGCGCTCGAGTATGTCGGCCACGGTCTGACGGACATCATCCGCGACTTCGGTGCCGATGCCGTTGCCGCGCTGGCGTCGCCGCACGCCACCGTCGAAGAACTGTACCTGCTGCAAAAGTTCGTGCGTGCGCTGGGTAGCGACAACGTGGATTTCCGTCTGCGTCAGACGGACGTCTCGGGTGGCACCCAGGGCGCCCCATGGCTCGGTCTGCCGATCGCCGAACTCGACACGCTGCAAAGCACGCTCGTGGTCGGCTCGTTCCTGCGCAAGGATCATCCGCTGTTCGCCTCGCGTCTGCGCTCGGCAGTGAAGGCGGGCGGTCAACTGAACCTGCTGCATGGTTCGGACGACGATCTGCTCGTAAAGCTCGCCAACAAGATCATCGCGGCGCCGAGCGCCTGGGTGAGCGAGCTGGCGGGTATCGCGGTCGCCGCCGCAGCTGCGAAGGGCGTCGCCGCTCCGGCAGAGCTGGCCGGCGTGAATGCAAGCGACGTCGCCAAGGCCATCGCCGCATCGCTGATCAACGGTGAGCGTCGTGCGATTTTGCTGGGCAACGCGGTCGTGCAGCATCCGCAATTCGCTCAATTGCACGCGATTGCGCAAGTGATCGCCGACATCACCGGTGCCAAGCTGGGTTTCCTCACCGAAGGCGCGAACACCGTGGGTGGCCATGCAGTGAAGGCGACGAACGCCAAGGGCGCTGCCGCACTGTTCGCGCAGCCCCGTCAGGCTTATTTGCTGCTGAACGCCGAGCCGGAGTTCGACTCGGCCGATGCGAAGCAAGCCCTCACGGCACTCGGCGCAGCGAAGATGGTCGTCTCGCTCTCACCGTTCAAGCACGGTCTCGAATATGCCGACGTGCTGCTGCCGATCGCACCGTTCACGGAAACGGCGGGGACGTTCATCAACGCCGAGGGGCTGCCGCAACACTTCAACGGTGTGGTGCGCGCGCTGGGCGAAACGCGTCCGGGCTGGAAGGTGCTGCGCGTGCTGGGCAATCTTCTGAAGCTGCAAGGCTTCGAGCAGGACACCGCAGAGCAGGTGCGCGACGAAGCGCTGGCCGGCTTCTCGGCAGCGTCGCTCGACAATCGCGCCAAGGCAGCGCTGGCTGCGCCGAAGGCTGCGGGGCAGGGGCTGGAGCGTCTGGCCGATGTGCCGATCTACGCGGCCGATGCATTGGTGCGCCGCGCGCCGTCGCTGCAACTGACCAACGACGCCAAGGCTGCGCTGCGTGCCACGCTGCCGGCTGCGCTATTCGACAGTCTGGGTCTCGCCAAGGGCGACGCGGTGCGTGTGCGTCAGGGCGACGCCGTGGTTACGCTGCCGGCCGTTCGTTCGGAAACGCTGCCTGCCAATGTGGTGCGCGTACCGGCAGCCACGCCGGCGTCCGCTGCGCTTGGCGCGATGTTCGGTGAAATTTCGGTGGAGAAGGCGTAA
- the nuoH gene encoding NADH-quinone oxidoreductase subunit NuoH, translating into MSLNEVINQYGTQLLGVAWPTVWALVRILVVAVVLLLCVAYLILWERKLIGWMHVRLGPNRVGPAGLLQPIADVLKLLLKEVITPSQVSKGIYAIAPVMAVLPAFAIWAVIPFQPGAVLADVNAGLLYAIAISSIGVYGVILAGWASNSKYAFLGAMRASAQMISYEIAMGFALVTVLMTAGSLNLSDIVRSQEHGMFAGMGLNLLSWNWIPLLPMFIVYFISGIAETNRHPFDVVEGESEIVAGHMIEYSGMGFALFFLAEYINMIIISALASVLFLGGWSAPFGFLSFIPGVFWLAFKVFLLLSVFIWVRATFPRYRYDQIMRLGWKVFLPLTILWVIVVGGWIMSPWNIWG; encoded by the coding sequence ATGAGCCTGAACGAAGTCATCAATCAATACGGCACGCAGTTGCTGGGCGTTGCCTGGCCGACGGTGTGGGCGCTGGTCCGCATTCTCGTCGTCGCCGTGGTTCTGCTGCTGTGCGTGGCGTATCTGATTCTGTGGGAGCGCAAGCTCATTGGCTGGATGCACGTGCGTCTCGGTCCGAACCGCGTGGGTCCGGCCGGTCTGCTCCAGCCGATTGCCGACGTGTTGAAGCTTCTGCTCAAGGAAGTGATCACGCCGTCGCAAGTCAGCAAGGGCATTTACGCCATCGCGCCGGTCATGGCCGTGCTGCCGGCCTTTGCGATCTGGGCGGTGATCCCGTTCCAGCCGGGTGCGGTGCTGGCCGACGTGAATGCCGGTCTGCTCTATGCCATCGCCATTTCGTCGATTGGCGTCTACGGCGTGATTCTCGCCGGTTGGGCATCGAACTCGAAGTACGCTTTCCTCGGTGCGATGCGCGCATCGGCTCAGATGATTTCGTATGAAATCGCAATGGGCTTTGCGCTGGTCACGGTGCTGATGACGGCGGGCTCGCTCAATCTGTCGGACATCGTGCGCTCGCAGGAGCACGGCATGTTCGCCGGCATGGGGCTGAATCTGCTGTCGTGGAACTGGATTCCGCTGCTGCCGATGTTCATCGTCTACTTCATCTCGGGCATTGCCGAGACGAACCGTCACCCGTTCGACGTGGTGGAAGGCGAGTCGGAAATCGTGGCCGGTCACATGATCGAGTACTCGGGTATGGGCTTCGCCCTGTTCTTCCTGGCCGAGTACATCAACATGATCATCATCTCGGCGCTGGCGTCGGTGCTGTTCCTGGGTGGCTGGAGTGCGCCGTTCGGCTTCCTGTCGTTCATCCCGGGCGTGTTCTGGCTGGCGTTCAAGGTGTTCCTGCTGCTGTCGGTATTCATCTGGGTGCGTGCGACGTTCCCGCGCTACCGCTACGACCAGATCATGCGTCTGGGCTGGAAGGTGTTCCTGCCGTTGACGATCCTCTGGGTGATCGTGGTTGGGGGCTGGATCATGTCGCCCTGGAACATCTGGGGCTGA
- the nuoI gene encoding NADH-quinone oxidoreductase subunit NuoI, which translates to MVRAIKDFFGSFLLLELLKGMALTGRYTFARKVTVQFPEEKTPLSPRFRGLHALRRYPNGEERCIACKLCEAVCPAMAITIESEVRDDNTRRTTRYDIDLTKCIFCGFCEESCPVDSIVETHILEYHGEKRGDLYFTKEMLLAVGDRYENEIAAAKAADAPYR; encoded by the coding sequence ATGGTAAGGGCAATCAAGGACTTTTTCGGCAGTTTCCTGTTGTTGGAACTGCTCAAGGGCATGGCGCTCACGGGGCGCTACACGTTCGCACGCAAGGTGACGGTGCAGTTTCCGGAAGAAAAGACGCCGCTGTCGCCGCGTTTTCGCGGTCTGCACGCGCTGCGCCGCTATCCGAACGGCGAAGAGCGTTGCATCGCCTGCAAGCTGTGCGAAGCGGTGTGCCCGGCAATGGCCATCACGATCGAATCGGAAGTGCGTGACGACAATACCCGTCGTACCACGCGTTACGACATCGATCTGACCAAGTGTATCTTCTGCGGCTTCTGCGAAGAGAGCTGCCCGGTGGACTCGATCGTCGAGACGCACATTCTCGAGTATCACGGCGAGAAGCGTGGCGATCTGTACTTCACCAAGGAGATGCTGCTCGCGGTGGGCGATCGTTACGAAAACGAAATCGCGGCGGCCAAGGCGGCCGATGCGCCGTACCGTTAA
- a CDS encoding NADH-quinone oxidoreductase subunit J, with the protein MEFTTFLFYVFALILVVSGLKVVTSRNPVQSALFLVLAFFNAAAIWMLLEAEFLAIMLVLVYVGAVMVLFLFVVMMIDINLDELRRGFGKFIPLASTVGAIMIVEAALVLMRGYGATRAPVKAVSAPDVSNTKALGVALYTDYIFAFEVAGLILLVAVVAAVALTMRTRKDHKQTDPSQQVRVKKRDRVRLVSMPAEARQQSTGTDKPAAE; encoded by the coding sequence ATGGAATTCACAACTTTTCTTTTTTACGTGTTTGCGCTGATCCTCGTGGTCTCCGGCCTCAAGGTCGTGACCTCGCGCAATCCCGTACAGTCGGCACTGTTCCTGGTGCTGGCGTTCTTCAATGCTGCGGCGATCTGGATGCTGCTCGAAGCCGAGTTTCTGGCAATCATGCTGGTGCTCGTCTACGTCGGCGCGGTGATGGTGCTGTTCCTGTTCGTGGTGATGATGATCGACATCAATCTCGACGAACTGCGTCGCGGCTTCGGCAAGTTCATTCCGCTGGCGAGTACCGTCGGCGCGATCATGATCGTCGAAGCGGCCCTCGTGCTGATGCGTGGCTACGGCGCCACGCGTGCGCCGGTCAAGGCAGTATCGGCACCTGACGTGTCGAACACCAAGGCGCTTGGCGTCGCGCTGTACACCGACTACATCTTCGCCTTCGAAGTGGCAGGTCTGATCCTGCTGGTGGCCGTCGTGGCAGCCGTTGCGCTCACGATGCGTACCCGCAAGGACCACAAACAGACCGACCCGAGCCAGCAGGTGCGCGTGAAGAAGCGCGACCGCGTGCGTCTGGTGTCGATGCCCGCCGAAGCCCGACAGCAATCCACCGGCACTGACAAGCCGGCGGCGGAATAA
- the nuoK gene encoding NADH-quinone oxidoreductase subunit NuoK, giving the protein MMSLSLAHYLVLGAILFAISITGIFLNRRNVIVLLMAIELMLLAVNLNFVAFSHYLGDIAGQVFVFFILTVAAAEAAIGLAILVTLFRKLETVNVEDLDRLKG; this is encoded by the coding sequence ATGATGTCGTTGTCGCTAGCGCATTACCTGGTGCTGGGCGCGATTCTGTTCGCGATCAGCATTACCGGTATCTTCCTCAACCGCAGAAATGTGATTGTGCTGCTCATGGCCATCGAGCTGATGTTGCTCGCGGTCAATCTGAACTTCGTCGCGTTCTCGCATTACCTGGGCGACATTGCCGGCCAGGTATTCGTGTTCTTCATTCTTACGGTGGCCGCCGCAGAAGCTGCGATTGGCCTGGCCATTCTGGTCACGCTGTTCCGTAAGCTCGAAACGGTCAACGTCGAAGATCTCGACCGCCTCAAGGGTTAA
- the nuoL gene encoding NADH-quinone oxidoreductase subunit L produces MASTLNPNLLLAIPLAPLAGSMIAGLFGKQVGRAGAHTVTILGVLVAFVLSVMTFIDVLNGASFNATVYEWARIGELKLEIGFLVDTLTVTMMCVVTSVSLMVHIYTIGYMAGDPGYQRFFSYISLFTFSMLMLVMSNNFLQLFFGWEAVGLVSYLLIGFWYTRPSAIYANMKAFLVNRVGDFGFLLGIGLLLAYTGTLNYGEVFAKANDVAALSFPGTDWRLITVACICLFIGAMGKSAQFPLHVWLPDSMEGPTPISALIHAATMVTAGIFMVSRMSPLFELSDTALSFITIIGAITALFMGFLGMIQNDIKRVVAYSTLSQLGYMTVALGVSAYPVAIFHLMTHAFFKALLFLGAGSVIIGMHHDQDMRNMGGLWKYMPITWITSLLGSLALIGTPFFSGFYSKDSIIEAVAASHLPGSGFAYFAVVASVFVTAFYSFRMYFLVFHGKERFGQAHAHDHHDAHHEEEEDSHGEHHGLAPGQKPHESPAVVTIPLILLAIPSVIIGAIAIAPMLFGEFFKQGVAFKDVIFIGENHPAMEELGHEFHGWLAMALHSFGTLPIALSALGILLAAFFYLKRPDIPEALKNKFSGVYKLLDNKYYMDKINEVVFAKGALGIGRGLWKAGDQGLIDGAVVNGSARLVGWFAGVIRFVQSGYIYHYAFAMIIGMLGLLTLFVTLNGK; encoded by the coding sequence ATGGCATCCACATTGAATCCCAACCTGCTGCTCGCGATTCCGCTGGCGCCGCTCGCCGGCTCCATGATTGCCGGCCTGTTCGGCAAGCAAGTCGGACGCGCGGGCGCCCACACGGTCACGATCCTCGGCGTGCTGGTCGCGTTTGTCCTGTCGGTCATGACCTTTATCGACGTGTTGAACGGGGCGAGCTTCAACGCCACGGTCTACGAATGGGCGCGCATCGGCGAGCTCAAGCTCGAGATCGGTTTCCTCGTCGACACGCTCACCGTCACGATGATGTGCGTGGTCACCTCCGTTTCGCTGATGGTGCACATCTATACCATCGGTTACATGGCGGGAGATCCCGGCTATCAGCGCTTCTTCTCGTACATCTCGCTGTTCACGTTCTCGATGTTGATGCTCGTGATGAGCAACAACTTCCTGCAACTGTTCTTCGGCTGGGAAGCGGTGGGTCTGGTCTCGTACCTCCTGATCGGTTTCTGGTACACGCGTCCGAGCGCGATCTACGCCAACATGAAGGCGTTCCTGGTCAACCGTGTGGGCGACTTCGGCTTCCTGCTCGGTATCGGCCTGCTGCTGGCGTACACCGGCACGCTGAATTACGGCGAAGTGTTCGCCAAGGCCAACGACGTCGCGGCCCTGTCGTTCCCGGGCACCGACTGGCGCCTGATTACCGTGGCCTGTATCTGCCTGTTCATCGGTGCGATGGGCAAGTCGGCGCAGTTCCCGCTGCACGTCTGGCTGCCTGATTCGATGGAAGGTCCGACCCCGATCTCGGCGCTGATTCACGCGGCAACGATGGTGACGGCGGGTATCTTCATGGTGAGCCGCATGTCGCCGCTGTTCGAATTGTCGGACACCGCGCTGTCGTTCATCACGATCATCGGTGCGATCACGGCATTGTTCATGGGCTTCCTGGGCATGATCCAGAACGACATCAAGCGTGTCGTGGCCTACTCGACGCTCTCGCAGCTCGGCTACATGACGGTCGCGCTCGGTGTGTCGGCTTATCCGGTCGCCATCTTCCACCTGATGACGCACGCGTTCTTCAAGGCGCTGCTGTTCCTCGGCGCAGGCTCGGTCATCATCGGCATGCACCACGATCAGGACATGCGCAACATGGGTGGCCTGTGGAAGTACATGCCGATCACGTGGATCACGTCGCTGCTGGGCTCGCTCGCCCTGATCGGTACGCCGTTCTTCTCGGGTTTCTACTCGAAGGACTCGATCATCGAAGCGGTCGCTGCCTCGCATCTGCCGGGTTCGGGCTTCGCATACTTCGCAGTGGTGGCCAGCGTGTTCGTCACGGCCTTCTACTCGTTCCGTATGTACTTCCTGGTCTTCCACGGCAAGGAACGTTTCGGTCAGGCGCATGCGCACGATCATCATGACGCCCATCACGAGGAAGAAGAGGATTCGCACGGCGAGCACCACGGTCTGGCACCGGGTCAAAAGCCGCACGAGTCGCCGGCGGTCGTCACGATTCCGCTGATCCTGCTGGCGATCCCGTCGGTCATCATCGGTGCCATTGCGATTGCGCCGATGCTCTTCGGCGAGTTCTTCAAGCAAGGCGTGGCGTTCAAGGACGTGATCTTCATCGGCGAAAATCACCCGGCGATGGAAGAACTCGGCCACGAGTTCCACGGCTGGCTGGCAATGGCACTGCACTCGTTCGGCACGCTGCCGATCGCCCTGTCGGCGCTCGGTATCCTGCTTGCCGCGTTCTTCTACCTCAAGCGTCCGGACATTCCGGAAGCGCTGAAGAACAAGTTCTCGGGTGTCTACAAGCTGCTCGATAACAAGTACTACATGGACAAGATCAACGAAGTGGTCTTCGCCAAGGGCGCGCTCGGGATCGGCCGCGGCTTGTGGAAGGCGGGCGATCAGGGTCTCATCGACGGCGCAGTCGTGAACGGCAGCGCGCGTCTGGTGGGCTGGTTCGCCGGTGTCATCCGCTTCGTCCAATCCGGTTACATCTATCACTACGCGTTCGCCATGATCATCGGCATGCTCGGGCTCCTGACGCTGTTTGTGACGTTGAACGGCAAGTAA
- a CDS encoding NADH-quinone oxidoreductase subunit M: MQSLPLLSLAIWLPIISGIVVLAVGNDRNPGGARALSLIGSLVSFLVTLPLISNFDAKASAFQFVEKSSWIERFHINYFLGIDGISLWLVVLTALITVIVVIAGWEVITERVAQYMAAFLILSGLMVGVFSAQDGMLFYVFFEATLIPMYLIIGVWGGPNRVYAAFKFFLYTLLGSLLMLVALIYLYNVTGSFTLTDWYAAKLPMNVQILLFVAFFMAFAVKVPMWPVHTWLPDAHVEAPTGGSVVLAAIMLKLGAYGFLRFSLPIAPDASHYLSGFMIALALIAIVYIGLVALVQTDMKKLVAYSSIAHMGFAILGFFMFSEIGMQGAMVQMISHGFVSGAMFLCIGVLYDRMHSRNIADYGGVVNTMPKFAAFLMLFAMANSGLPATSGFVGEFLVILGAVKLNFWVGLLAATSLITGAAYSLWMYKRVIFGAIANDHVRELVDINKREFFMLAVLAALTLFMGIYPKPFTDLMHTSVVNLLAHVAQTKLP, from the coding sequence ATGCAATCGCTACCGCTTCTGAGTCTGGCCATCTGGCTGCCCATCATCTCGGGGATCGTTGTCCTCGCGGTGGGTAACGACCGCAATCCGGGCGGCGCACGCGCGCTGTCGCTCATCGGCTCGCTGGTGAGCTTCCTGGTCACGCTGCCGCTGATCTCGAACTTCGACGCCAAAGCTTCCGCCTTCCAGTTCGTCGAGAAATCGAGCTGGATCGAACGCTTCCACATCAACTATTTCCTCGGTATCGACGGCATCTCGCTGTGGCTCGTCGTGCTGACCGCGCTCATTACGGTGATCGTGGTGATCGCGGGCTGGGAAGTGATCACCGAGCGCGTGGCGCAGTACATGGCCGCGTTCCTGATTCTGTCGGGGCTGATGGTCGGCGTGTTCTCGGCGCAAGACGGCATGCTGTTCTACGTCTTCTTCGAAGCCACGCTGATCCCGATGTACCTGATCATCGGTGTGTGGGGCGGCCCGAACCGGGTGTACGCCGCGTTCAAGTTCTTCCTTTACACGTTGCTCGGCTCGTTGCTGATGCTGGTGGCGCTGATCTACCTGTACAACGTGACGGGTTCGTTCACGCTGACCGACTGGTACGCCGCCAAGCTGCCGATGAACGTGCAGATACTGCTGTTCGTGGCGTTCTTCATGGCGTTTGCCGTGAAAGTGCCGATGTGGCCGGTGCACACCTGGCTGCCGGATGCTCACGTGGAAGCGCCGACGGGCGGCTCCGTCGTGCTGGCCGCCATCATGCTCAAGCTCGGTGCGTACGGTTTCCTGCGTTTCTCGCTGCCGATCGCCCCGGATGCCAGCCATTACCTGTCGGGTTTCATGATCGCGCTTGCGCTGATCGCCATCGTCTACATCGGCCTCGTGGCGCTGGTACAGACGGACATGAAGAAACTCGTGGCTTACTCGTCGATCGCTCACATGGGCTTCGCGATCCTCGGCTTCTTCATGTTCAGCGAAATCGGCATGCAGGGCGCGATGGTGCAGATGATCTCGCACGGTTTCGTTTCGGGCGCCATGTTCCTGTGTATCGGCGTGCTGTATGACCGCATGCACTCGCGCAACATCGCCGACTACGGCGGTGTCGTGAACACGATGCCGAAGTTCGCCGCATTCCTCATGCTGTTCGCGATGGCCAACAGCGGTCTGCCGGCAACGTCGGGCTTCGTGGGCGAATTCCTGGTGATTCTCGGCGCCGTGAAGCTGAACTTCTGGGTGGGCCTGCTGGCCGCTACCTCGCTGATCACCGGCGCCGCCTACTCGCTGTGGATGTACAAGCGCGTGATTTTCGGTGCTATCGCCAACGATCACGTGCGCGAACTGGTCGACATCAACAAGCGCGAGTTCTTCATGCTGGCGGTGCTGGCGGCTCTCACGTTGTTCATGGGTATCTATCCGAAGCCTTTTACGGACCTGATGCACACCTCCGTGGTTAACCTCCTCGCCCACGTGGCGCAGACCAAGCTGCCGTAA